One region of Pongo pygmaeus isolate AG05252 chromosome 21, NHGRI_mPonPyg2-v2.0_pri, whole genome shotgun sequence genomic DNA includes:
- the RBBP9 gene encoding serine hydrolase RBBP9 — MEARRLCSSLPHAASGRQAKEERARPPQSPQLQLPGCRGAGSLRVQAGFSSAGPALGDSGLAALMASPSKAVIVPGNGGGDVTTHGWYGWVKKELEKIPGFQCLAKNMPDPITARESIWLPFMETELHCDEKTIIIGHSSGAIAAMRYAETHRVYAIVLVSAYTSDLGDENERASGYFTRPWQWEKIKANCPYIVQFGSTDDLFLPWKEQQEVADRLETKLHKFTDRGHFQNTEFHELITVVKSLLKVPA; from the exons ATGGAAGCTCGCAGGCTTTGTTCTTCGCTGCCCCACGCTGCCAGCGGCAGGCAGGCCAAGGAGGAAAGAGCCCGGCCTCCCCAGTCCCCGCAACTACAACTCCCAGGATGCCGCGGCGCAGGCTCCCTGCGGGTGCAGGCTGGGTTCAGCTCCGCTGGACCCGCGCTCGGGGACTCTGGCCTCGCTGCACTCATGGCTTCTCCTAGCAAGGCAGTGATTGTTCCCGGGAACGGAGGCGGGGATGTGACCACCCACGGCTGGTATGGCTGGGTGAAAAAGGAGCTGGAGAAG ATACCTGGTTTCCAGTGTTTGGCTAAAAACATGCCCGACCCAA TTACAGCACGAGAGAGCATCTGGCTGCCCTTCATGGAGACAGAGCTGCACTGTGATGAGAAGACTATCATCATTGGCCACAGTTCTGGGGCCATCGCGGCCATGAG gtATGCAGAAACACATCGAGTATATGCTATTGTATTAGTGTCTGCGTACACATCAGACTTGGGGGATGAAAATGAGCGTGCAAGTG gatACTTCACCCGCCCCTGGCAGTGGGAGAAGATCAAGGCCAACTGCCCTTACATTGTGCAGTTTGGCTCTACCGACGACCTGTTCCTTCCCTGGAAGGAACAACAAGAAGTGGCCGATAGGTTGGAAACCAAATTGCACAAATTCACTGACCGTGGCCACTTTCAGAACACAGAGTTTCATGAACTGATTACTGTGGTAAAGTCTTTGCTGAAAGTACCAGCATAG